In Chitinophaga nivalis, a single genomic region encodes these proteins:
- a CDS encoding thiol-activated cytolysin family protein, translating to MRKTLLFIAGLMILLSACKKQADKPYQATDPTITNSHNQFKDLKIPQTAIAASEDKNQTHSSNPANDNTGCVPVRHTQSATFDKLSVLDPSTDIMYIGSLLDGSTMESGTYMPLIYPADYVRKPITYSVSIQGSSGPISKTITPTLSDFRNSMQDIMRNNITGQQPANFTFSLVQTRSKKEMEMKISANLKFSTFFNATMNYDESGYSGKNFFVLKVFQKFFSADINIPADGNLFNKPNDFTGTTAPVYISTIDYGRSAYLLLESTYDSSRVYKSLEASFNVWLTGGGTTISNEHKVVMDQLKISGVLIGGSSTAAATAIQGIQAFRDYVINGANMGPNSRGEVIAYKLRNAKNHGVYQTIINGDYTTMDCSGQLVNINSFSARRGGHHYLTPGVIDDWNYWQSEGSSFRAYTKNIPGTVPIHVFYSDAGVDHYYTPNWVDDLNWWSYQGVSFYAHTTQVPGSIPIYGHYSSQGIEHYYTPSRSIGYPNYWTQFDGVIFYAFP from the coding sequence ATGAGAAAAACCCTTTTGTTTATTGCCGGATTAATGATCCTGTTATCCGCCTGTAAAAAACAAGCTGACAAACCATACCAGGCAACGGACCCCACCATCACCAATAGCCACAATCAATTTAAGGATTTAAAAATCCCGCAAACAGCCATCGCTGCCAGCGAAGATAAAAATCAAACTCATTCATCTAATCCTGCCAATGACAACACGGGCTGCGTTCCCGTACGGCATACACAATCTGCTACATTCGATAAATTAAGCGTATTGGATCCCTCTACAGATATAATGTACATTGGCTCCCTGCTAGATGGAAGTACGATGGAAAGTGGCACCTATATGCCATTAATCTATCCTGCTGACTATGTACGGAAGCCGATTACTTATTCTGTTTCCATACAGGGATCTTCTGGTCCTATCAGTAAAACGATTACGCCTACACTATCTGACTTCAGAAATTCCATGCAGGATATTATGCGTAACAACATTACAGGTCAGCAACCTGCAAATTTTACTTTTTCACTAGTACAGACCCGTTCAAAAAAGGAAATGGAGATGAAGATCAGTGCCAATCTTAAATTCAGCACTTTTTTCAATGCTACCATGAATTATGATGAAAGCGGGTATAGCGGAAAAAATTTCTTTGTACTGAAAGTTTTCCAAAAATTCTTCAGTGCAGATATCAATATTCCTGCTGATGGCAATCTGTTCAATAAACCCAACGATTTCACAGGCACTACTGCACCTGTATACATATCTACCATTGATTACGGCAGAAGCGCCTACCTCCTCCTGGAAAGTACTTATGACTCTTCCAGGGTATACAAATCGTTAGAAGCCTCATTTAATGTATGGCTGACCGGCGGAGGCACTACTATCTCCAATGAACATAAAGTAGTAATGGACCAGTTAAAAATCAGTGGTGTGCTGATAGGAGGCTCCTCTACAGCTGCTGCAACAGCGATACAAGGTATTCAGGCATTTCGTGATTACGTCATCAATGGCGCCAACATGGGACCCAACTCCAGAGGTGAGGTAATCGCCTACAAACTGCGTAATGCTAAAAATCATGGGGTTTACCAAACGATCATCAACGGTGATTACACCACCATGGATTGTTCCGGACAGTTGGTAAACATTAATTCTTTCTCTGCCCGCCGCGGGGGGCATCATTACTTAACACCTGGCGTAATAGACGACTGGAATTACTGGCAATCAGAAGGATCCAGCTTTCGGGCATATACAAAAAATATTCCCGGAACGGTTCCCATACATGTGTTTTACAGTGATGCCGGTGTGGATCATTACTACACACCTAATTGGGTGGATGACCTTAACTGGTGGAGCTATCAAGGCGTCTCCTTTTATGCCCATACCACACAAGTACCCGGATCCATCCCCATTTATGGCCATTATAGTTCCCAGGGAATTGAACATTATTATACACCCAGCAGATCCATTGGATATCCCAATTATTGGACACAATTTGATGGTGTTATATTTTATGCTTTCCCATAA
- a CDS encoding condensation domain-containing protein has product MILDLIRRLNENNIGLSLSGSHLEVNYDGSSLPEALLKEIRDHKTAIISFLQQLTPEAIIPAAPQTDDYPLSVAQQRLWTSTQMKGGAVAYNMSSIYSFEEELRMEVLTQVFDAMLERHESLRTVFRSNSAYEIRQVILAREAIDFNIRTYDLRETAHPATRVKAMVREELSHAFDLEKGPLIRGSLYRTATQQWILVVVIHHLIADGKSMEVLMTELFQLYDAYLHNKEVALPPLSIHYKDYAVWEAEQLRDGERNVSEQYWHSRFEELPALLELPVDKPRPAVRSYSGDKVIRGLSPLLVKDFKAFLQEQDATLFMGLLALLNALLYRYCRQEDIVVGCSVAGRTHAALQGQIGLYANTIALRTRFSSGESFAALLQQVKEVVLGGLEHQSYPFYQLLRVLNLQKDPSRNPLFDVGMVLHTMRDQPSGKRPDDLQDLQDLDTATSKFELFFDFVEQQDELVLRLEYSTDIYYSNAVVNLATQLERLMAAILEAPQQSLEDLSGAPVARRYPLPDVSLLRKTNYRQWIHYNRAAADRLIKEGEFDFWVAQCPAAVIPARQPTRNFRTGVDIDSQGNTSTEVQHIIIAGMVQALSKVLQVREIVIEREGHGRNTLAGYDVSSNVGWFTSKFPLKYTVENDSIQVFLEKVKALNNAVPNAGVGYGVLRYLSAGNIGRRLDYMPHFSFNFLGELSGAPATGERKGLIRSAHYAYGAALEQTNKDEAESPYWLDLNAWLDQGMIRVGIVVNREMGLTADELERFNAILTTTITTMLAGPVAEALTPFQQGLVSFVKNNPESSRYVVQYAFRINEVVHFNLFHTACSILTARHEILRTAYDFDEDTGRFIARLLPEEAMLCTSLEIAPEEDDRSLLALLQQIQHDGFDISRTPLIRYTLVNTGPHACVVAVTMHHIIMDGSAATILFHELLSILTTLKAGNMPEKILPGRRQFSHYVHWLYNQDRQAAVTYWRKLLQDTAPAEMKTIGETMAAAEEFGTWEGDYPLHPECLELLKAEGITLSAACNLLTGLVLSKYIEAAKFVWGNMVSLRPPELSEMEYIIGPCIASIPVVADFHADQPLGVMMKALQLQVLQSREQAFLPLHEMVAGTGYPQLFHVLFTFQNYNKVQAGITYDISPVGNEVRISSHFPLTVMINEMDQALNIKLSFRKDMFAVWVLQDITRAIMALLNNLPVHFNSMVSAIGIHDTACSVPSAVLRGIRESDEGKGQTLHGCFGEVVKRCPENIAVIVSDTTISYLELDQMSNYVAAQLLKEGVTGAVGLRMKRSPGMVAAVIGVLKAGCYVVGLDKHFPEDRLLWIGRELGMTALVYDTPDTVPAGFAQAFCLPLEEHIPLLAVPPVFPVTLGTDLCTINYTSGSTGVPKMVLIDHASHLNRINWLQTQFPAEGHDRYCLRTALSFAPALREIFEPLLQGAALCILPDNFNEDMRVFVNTIQEQHITRLFLTPTYLQLLLDEGKTASLQGLRNLEVSGEPAQSALIGRLREALPDVHILNRYGATEAASVVYHMLAPENRLREGNRYFPLGKPVRNTTVYVVNNALQPVPRGVVGEILIESMSRAKGYVNQQGEEGVFTEITSGGGKVLRTGDLGFVNEDGLLCYYGRKNRMLKVRGFRVEPREIEYNAELCPGVGKAVVLPVETVFGQRIQLYYSPEAVAEPVPAGSVVRAFLSKRLPSYMDPHEVIPVEKIPLTANGKIDYMRLRALAATGADHQDTDAQTETAQILTAILRSLLGAARFDVYTDFFEIGLDSILALRAIYEIKRSFGLSIAVSALYRYSNISTLATLIDAQQQLSKPALPGHTLLGEGEGNRLLFVIPPAGLNAFIFLDAAPYLPKKTTAIVFDPADLTRQEAENSTLESVATGYLEEILRIAAGREVNIMGWSLGATLAFEVARQLEGQGVKVPLLILIDPGFSNHSYDNDFTREKLQDMLQRMIPVEAAYQVKEELLTLLYNANRLIRDYQPGAFRGDICLVKPAVVMSSERNYNRPFNGMDVFCSGEIKVVTIAGNHMTMMDQFFRDPDISNSVFGSGAPE; this is encoded by the coding sequence ATGATTTTAGACCTGATCAGACGTCTTAATGAAAATAATATTGGCCTTTCCTTATCCGGATCCCATCTGGAAGTTAACTACGATGGAAGCAGCTTGCCGGAAGCATTGTTGAAGGAGATAAGAGATCATAAAACAGCGATCATTTCTTTTCTGCAGCAACTGACGCCGGAAGCAATTATTCCTGCGGCGCCTCAAACGGATGATTACCCCTTGTCGGTTGCCCAGCAACGCTTATGGACGTCTACGCAAATGAAAGGAGGAGCAGTCGCGTATAATATGTCATCCATTTATAGCTTTGAAGAAGAGCTTAGGATGGAGGTACTGACGCAGGTTTTTGATGCCATGCTGGAACGGCATGAGAGCCTCCGGACTGTTTTTCGCAGCAATAGTGCCTATGAAATCCGACAGGTAATACTTGCACGGGAAGCCATTGATTTTAACATTCGTACTTACGATCTACGGGAAACTGCCCATCCGGCAACCCGTGTGAAAGCAATGGTCCGGGAGGAGTTATCGCACGCATTTGATCTGGAGAAAGGCCCACTGATCAGGGGAAGTTTGTACAGAACAGCAACGCAGCAATGGATACTGGTAGTAGTCATACATCACCTGATCGCGGATGGTAAATCAATGGAAGTGTTGATGACGGAATTATTTCAGTTGTATGACGCCTATCTGCATAACAAAGAAGTGGCACTTCCACCATTGAGTATCCATTATAAAGATTATGCAGTATGGGAAGCGGAACAATTGCGGGATGGTGAGCGCAACGTGTCGGAACAGTATTGGCATAGCCGGTTTGAAGAGCTGCCTGCATTGTTGGAGCTGCCGGTAGATAAACCACGACCTGCTGTCAGAAGCTATAGTGGTGATAAAGTAATCAGGGGCCTGTCTCCTTTATTGGTAAAGGATTTTAAGGCATTTTTACAGGAGCAGGACGCTACATTGTTTATGGGGTTGCTGGCATTGCTCAATGCGTTATTGTATAGGTATTGCCGGCAGGAAGATATTGTAGTGGGCTGTTCTGTAGCAGGCAGAACGCACGCTGCGCTGCAGGGACAGATTGGATTATACGCCAATACCATTGCTTTGAGAACGCGTTTCAGCAGCGGGGAAAGTTTTGCGGCGCTGCTGCAACAGGTGAAAGAGGTGGTGCTGGGAGGGCTGGAACATCAGTCCTATCCTTTCTATCAGCTGCTACGCGTATTGAATCTGCAGAAAGATCCCAGCAGGAATCCGTTGTTCGATGTAGGGATGGTACTGCATACGATGAGGGATCAGCCATCAGGAAAGCGGCCGGATGACCTGCAGGACCTGCAGGATCTGGATACGGCTACCAGCAAGTTTGAGCTGTTTTTTGACTTCGTGGAACAACAGGATGAGCTGGTGCTTCGGTTGGAATACAGCACGGATATTTATTACAGCAATGCTGTTGTTAATCTGGCCACTCAGCTGGAACGATTGATGGCTGCGATTTTGGAAGCGCCGCAACAATCACTGGAGGATTTAAGTGGTGCACCGGTAGCCAGACGATATCCGCTACCGGACGTATCGTTGTTGCGTAAAACAAACTACCGGCAATGGATACACTACAACAGAGCGGCGGCAGACCGGCTGATAAAAGAAGGTGAATTTGACTTCTGGGTGGCACAATGCCCTGCCGCGGTCATTCCCGCCAGGCAGCCAACACGGAATTTTCGTACGGGAGTGGATATAGACAGCCAGGGTAATACCTCTACGGAGGTGCAACATATTATTATTGCAGGTATGGTGCAGGCTTTGTCAAAGGTGTTGCAGGTCCGCGAAATTGTTATTGAAAGAGAAGGACACGGTCGGAATACCCTTGCAGGCTATGATGTTTCATCCAATGTAGGATGGTTTACCAGTAAGTTCCCCTTGAAATATACCGTAGAAAATGACAGTATACAGGTATTCCTGGAAAAAGTGAAGGCACTGAATAATGCTGTTCCCAATGCCGGTGTCGGATATGGGGTGCTTCGGTATTTGTCGGCCGGAAATATAGGACGGCGGCTGGATTACATGCCACATTTCTCGTTTAATTTTCTGGGCGAACTCTCCGGAGCGCCGGCTACCGGTGAAAGAAAGGGGCTGATCAGATCTGCACATTATGCCTATGGGGCTGCGCTGGAACAAACAAATAAAGACGAAGCTGAAAGTCCGTATTGGCTTGACCTGAATGCCTGGCTCGATCAGGGCATGATAAGAGTGGGTATCGTGGTTAACCGGGAGATGGGGCTAACAGCCGATGAACTGGAGCGTTTTAACGCCATCCTGACAACAACTATAACAACCATGCTGGCTGGTCCTGTAGCGGAAGCACTGACGCCTTTCCAGCAGGGACTGGTGAGCTTTGTGAAAAATAATCCCGAAAGTTCCCGTTACGTTGTACAATATGCATTCCGTATCAATGAGGTGGTGCACTTTAACCTTTTTCATACCGCTTGTAGTATCCTGACGGCCCGTCATGAGATACTGCGTACCGCTTATGATTTTGATGAAGATACAGGGCGCTTCATTGCCAGGTTGCTGCCGGAAGAGGCCATGTTGTGTACAAGCCTGGAGATAGCGCCGGAAGAAGATGACCGGTCGTTGCTTGCATTACTACAACAGATACAGCACGATGGATTTGATATCTCCCGCACGCCACTGATCAGGTATACCCTGGTGAATACAGGACCTCATGCATGTGTGGTGGCTGTTACCATGCACCATATCATTATGGATGGCAGTGCTGCTACGATATTATTTCATGAATTATTGTCCATCCTGACAACACTTAAAGCCGGAAACATGCCGGAGAAAATACTCCCCGGCAGACGGCAGTTCTCTCATTATGTGCACTGGTTGTATAACCAGGATCGTCAGGCGGCGGTTACTTACTGGCGGAAGTTGTTGCAGGACACTGCACCGGCAGAAATGAAAACGATCGGTGAAACAATGGCTGCCGCAGAAGAATTTGGTACCTGGGAGGGGGATTATCCGTTGCATCCGGAATGCCTGGAGTTGTTGAAGGCGGAGGGCATCACCTTGTCTGCGGCCTGTAACCTGCTTACTGGTCTGGTGTTGTCGAAATATATAGAAGCGGCAAAGTTTGTATGGGGGAATATGGTCAGCCTGCGTCCGCCGGAACTATCGGAAATGGAATATATTATTGGCCCCTGTATCGCCTCCATTCCTGTAGTGGCAGATTTCCATGCAGATCAGCCATTGGGTGTGATGATGAAAGCCCTGCAGCTACAGGTATTGCAGTCGCGGGAACAGGCCTTTCTGCCATTGCATGAAATGGTGGCGGGTACAGGATATCCGCAACTCTTTCATGTATTGTTCACCTTTCAGAATTATAATAAAGTACAGGCCGGAATTACTTATGATATTAGCCCGGTAGGTAACGAGGTGCGGATTTCTTCGCACTTCCCGCTTACTGTGATGATCAACGAAATGGATCAGGCGCTGAATATCAAACTGAGTTTCCGTAAAGATATGTTCGCAGTATGGGTATTGCAGGATATAACACGTGCCATAATGGCCTTGCTGAACAATCTGCCGGTACATTTCAATAGCATGGTTTCAGCTATTGGTATTCACGATACGGCCTGTTCTGTACCGTCGGCTGTACTGAGAGGTATCCGTGAATCGGATGAAGGTAAGGGACAGACGCTGCATGGATGCTTCGGCGAGGTCGTAAAACGTTGCCCGGAAAATATAGCCGTTATCGTTAGTGATACGACTATCTCTTATCTGGAACTCGACCAGATGAGTAATTATGTGGCGGCACAACTGTTGAAGGAGGGGGTAACAGGCGCCGTGGGGCTGCGCATGAAACGTTCACCAGGTATGGTCGCCGCCGTGATAGGCGTATTAAAGGCGGGATGTTATGTGGTTGGTCTCGATAAACATTTCCCGGAAGACAGGCTGTTGTGGATAGGAAGAGAGCTGGGAATGACTGCACTGGTGTATGATACACCGGATACGGTACCTGCGGGTTTTGCGCAGGCGTTCTGCCTGCCGTTGGAGGAGCACATCCCCTTGCTGGCTGTTCCGCCGGTGTTTCCTGTTACCCTGGGAACAGATCTTTGTACGATTAACTATACTTCAGGATCCACGGGAGTGCCCAAAATGGTACTCATTGACCATGCCAGCCACCTGAACAGGATCAACTGGCTGCAAACGCAGTTCCCTGCGGAGGGGCATGACCGTTATTGTCTGCGTACCGCCTTATCCTTTGCACCTGCATTGCGGGAAATATTCGAACCGCTGCTACAGGGAGCCGCGCTTTGTATACTGCCGGATAATTTTAATGAAGACATGCGTGTATTTGTAAATACTATACAGGAGCAGCATATTACCCGTCTTTTCCTCACGCCTACCTATTTACAGTTGTTGCTGGATGAAGGTAAAACAGCAAGTCTGCAGGGACTTCGTAACCTGGAGGTCAGCGGTGAACCAGCGCAGTCAGCACTGATAGGCCGTTTGCGGGAGGCGTTGCCTGATGTACATATATTAAACAGATATGGCGCTACGGAGGCCGCCTCTGTGGTGTATCATATGCTGGCGCCGGAAAACAGGCTGAGAGAAGGAAACCGGTATTTTCCGCTGGGGAAGCCGGTACGCAATACCACCGTATATGTAGTGAATAACGCCCTGCAACCGGTGCCCAGAGGGGTTGTTGGGGAGATATTAATTGAGAGCATGAGCAGGGCAAAAGGGTATGTAAATCAGCAGGGAGAGGAAGGAGTATTCACCGAAATAACATCCGGCGGCGGCAAGGTATTGAGAACAGGGGACCTGGGTTTTGTAAATGAAGATGGCCTGCTTTGTTATTATGGCAGGAAAAACAGGATGCTGAAAGTACGGGGTTTCCGCGTAGAACCGCGCGAAATAGAATACAATGCAGAACTATGCCCTGGTGTCGGGAAAGCTGTGGTGTTGCCGGTGGAAACGGTTTTTGGTCAGCGCATCCAGCTGTACTATTCGCCCGAAGCGGTGGCAGAGCCAGTACCTGCAGGCAGCGTGGTGCGGGCATTCCTGTCGAAACGCCTGCCTTCCTATATGGACCCTCATGAAGTTATTCCGGTAGAAAAAATTCCGCTGACAGCCAATGGTAAGATCGACTACATGCGGCTGCGTGCACTGGCAGCTACCGGAGCCGATCACCAAGACACCGATGCACAGACGGAAACAGCGCAGATATTGACAGCTATTTTGCGTAGCCTGCTAGGAGCTGCAAGATTTGATGTATATACCGATTTTTTTGAAATAGGATTGGATTCTATCCTGGCGTTGCGGGCTATCTATGAGATCAAGCGTAGTTTTGGTTTGTCTATAGCCGTATCTGCACTTTACAGGTATAGTAACATCAGTACACTCGCAACCCTGATCGATGCGCAGCAACAGCTCTCTAAACCTGCATTGCCAGGTCATACCCTGCTCGGCGAAGGGGAGGGTAACAGGCTATTGTTTGTTATTCCGCCTGCCGGATTAAACGCCTTTATATTCCTGGATGCTGCACCCTATCTCCCGAAGAAAACGACTGCCATTGTATTTGACCCGGCAGACCTCACCCGGCAGGAAGCGGAGAATAGCACGCTGGAAAGCGTTGCCACCGGATATCTGGAGGAAATACTGCGTATAGCTGCCGGCCGCGAAGTAAATATCATGGGCTGGTCGCTGGGTGCTACGCTGGCCTTTGAAGTAGCCAGGCAGCTGGAAGGTCAGGGTGTAAAAGTGCCATTGCTGATATTGATAGATCCGGGCTTTAGCAACCATAGCTATGATAATGATTTTACCAGAGAAAAATTACAGGACATGCTGCAGCGGATGATACCGGTGGAAGCGGCGTATCAGGTGAAAGAAGAATTGCTGACACTTTTATACAATGCAAACCGGTTGATCAGGGATTACCAGCCGGGTGCTTTCCGGGGAGATATCTGCCTGGTAAAGCCGGCCGTGGTAATGTCTTCTGAACGGAACTATAACCGGCCTTTTAATGGCATGGATGTTTTCTGTAGCGGCGAGATAAAGGTGGTGACAATAGCGGGTAACCATATGACTATGATGGATCAGTTTTTCCGGGACCCCGACATCAGCAATAGTGTATTTGGATCCGGAGCCCCTGAATAG
- a CDS encoding non-ribosomal peptide synthetase: MRNTADHNRQEPVSGSFLPAEEEQALPVVLQQQLSYWKKYVFNEDITPLELPADFHRPAVKSLESAAARYLFTAADTALLLETAAQHRVSLLTVLTAVVSVLLKKTANQDDIILGTVTTGVAGLINKLPLRARISGTMRCHELLLYWRDIIQQAFSNREIPFDELVKELDIWQDPSRSSLFDVMVVLDMASITEVAAVPPSAVPAATAGYDLTFFFTLQRDQLQLELTYNTTLFTAATAERFIGYLVTIAGITCRHPDSSIKAVSVSDAEELQQIFSKADQTAVGYREEDTIISLFARAVATYPDNIALTANGRQLTYRELDVKSGQLARLLKEQYQVLPEEFVALHMDRTEWMVIAILAVLKAGAVYVPVDPVYPAPRITYILQDGDSRLLLYDVPPAHPLPEEVIPVDITQVNTALLTPYTAAVTPGQLAYVIYTSGTTGHPKGVLIEHRHVNRLLFNDADIYDFKETDSWSLFHSYCFDFSVWEMYGALLKGGRLVVVPKVVAQDALSFYDFLKQEKITVLNQTPTAFRSLLMNSGRFVKSDLAVRYVIFGGEILLPEILVPWKKVFTECRMINMYGITETTVFVTYKEITGEEIIVNKSNIGRVIPTLSCYVLDRDLSICPVQTIGEIYVGGAGVARGYHNRAALTAERFIADPFRPGERMYRSGDYARVLPDGDIEYIGRKDEQVKIRGHRIELGDIESWLAKHTAIKDVLVLAGEKDGDKCLIAYYVADQKIKVSALREYLADKLPAYMIPAYFMHLSHFPMTPNDKVDKKALPPAAIETDHQPVIVVGSREEEMATIWSEVLKIDRGQINNTTSFFELGGDSLKMLRVISMSRNAGMALTLDQFMETPYITVGSKTAGTNTAGKQRLEDMLRDIWAAVLLLDKKEIRADSNFFELGGDSLKMLRVIAMCREKGVELTLQQFLDKPYITTSGGAANNVGISPVEPEYIVADDVNDGLNFMLSPIQQWFFDQDNNGRKLLVHSSWYITADYDIEKLRLCFIKILETHDALRLSFVKHHGVWFQRYRPVVEVAAMLVVRELKDQPDVDLQTCREMALQEISTTGQTTFFAAIYSENDRPILFMCCHHLVADAVSWQIVLQDLEYYYYNMQFAFELDSVNR; this comes from the coding sequence ATGAGGAATACGGCGGATCACAACAGGCAGGAGCCGGTGTCAGGTAGCTTCCTGCCTGCTGAAGAGGAACAGGCGCTTCCTGTAGTTTTGCAACAACAACTTTCTTATTGGAAAAAATATGTATTCAACGAAGATATTACTCCCCTGGAGTTACCGGCAGATTTTCACCGGCCGGCAGTGAAGTCGCTGGAAAGTGCCGCCGCCAGGTACCTGTTTACCGCAGCAGATACGGCGCTATTGCTGGAAACAGCGGCGCAGCACCGGGTTTCACTGTTAACGGTTTTAACGGCTGTTGTGTCGGTACTGCTTAAAAAAACAGCTAATCAGGACGACATTATATTGGGAACTGTCACCACCGGTGTTGCTGGTCTCATTAATAAGTTGCCGCTGCGTGCCCGCATAAGCGGAACGATGCGCTGTCATGAGCTGTTGTTGTACTGGCGCGATATTATTCAACAGGCGTTCAGCAACCGGGAAATACCTTTTGATGAATTGGTGAAGGAGTTGGATATATGGCAGGATCCTTCCCGTTCTTCGCTGTTTGATGTGATGGTGGTACTGGATATGGCCAGTATTACGGAGGTCGCAGCGGTGCCTCCGTCGGCAGTACCTGCTGCTACAGCGGGATATGACCTGACCTTCTTTTTTACTTTACAACGTGACCAGCTGCAGCTGGAGCTCACTTATAACACCACCTTATTCACCGCTGCTACGGCAGAACGTTTTATCGGGTACCTGGTCACTATCGCAGGTATTACGTGCCGTCATCCGGATAGCAGTATAAAAGCTGTTTCCGTATCCGACGCGGAAGAACTACAGCAGATTTTTTCCAAGGCAGATCAGACAGCGGTAGGATATCGGGAAGAGGATACTATTATTTCCCTGTTTGCCCGGGCCGTGGCAACATATCCGGATAATATCGCGCTGACGGCAAATGGCCGGCAGCTGACTTACCGGGAGCTGGATGTAAAGAGCGGGCAGCTGGCCCGGTTGCTGAAAGAACAATACCAGGTATTGCCGGAGGAGTTTGTGGCATTACACATGGATCGTACCGAGTGGATGGTTATTGCCATCCTGGCTGTGCTGAAGGCCGGCGCCGTATATGTGCCGGTAGATCCGGTTTATCCGGCTCCACGGATAACCTATATTTTGCAGGATGGCGACAGCCGGTTGCTGCTGTATGATGTGCCGCCTGCACATCCGCTGCCGGAAGAAGTGATACCGGTAGACATTACCCAGGTCAATACTGCATTGCTGACGCCTTATACGGCAGCGGTGACTCCCGGTCAATTGGCGTATGTTATCTATACTTCCGGCACAACGGGACATCCCAAGGGGGTACTGATTGAGCACCGGCATGTGAACAGACTGCTGTTTAATGATGCTGACATATATGATTTTAAGGAAACAGACAGTTGGTCTTTGTTTCATTCCTATTGTTTCGACTTCTCCGTCTGGGAAATGTATGGCGCATTACTGAAAGGAGGCCGGCTGGTAGTGGTGCCTAAGGTAGTAGCACAGGATGCCCTGTCATTTTATGATTTCCTGAAACAGGAAAAGATTACGGTGCTGAATCAGACGCCCACCGCTTTCCGCAGTCTGCTGATGAACAGCGGGCGGTTTGTGAAATCAGATCTGGCGGTGCGTTATGTCATCTTTGGCGGGGAAATTCTCCTGCCTGAAATATTGGTGCCATGGAAGAAAGTTTTCACGGAGTGTCGGATGATTAATATGTATGGCATCACGGAAACGACGGTGTTTGTGACCTATAAGGAAATTACGGGGGAGGAGATTATAGTCAACAAAAGCAACATTGGGAGAGTCATTCCTACTCTCAGTTGTTATGTGCTGGACCGGGATTTATCTATATGTCCCGTACAGACGATTGGCGAAATATATGTAGGCGGCGCCGGTGTGGCAAGGGGATATCATAACCGTGCAGCGCTTACGGCAGAACGGTTTATTGCCGATCCGTTCCGGCCGGGAGAAAGGATGTACCGTTCGGGCGATTATGCCCGCGTATTGCCCGATGGAGATATTGAATACATTGGGCGGAAAGATGAACAGGTAAAGATACGCGGTCACAGAATAGAGTTGGGAGATATTGAAAGCTGGCTGGCAAAACATACGGCCATCAAAGATGTATTGGTGCTGGCGGGAGAAAAAGACGGTGATAAATGTCTGATTGCCTACTATGTGGCCGATCAGAAGATAAAGGTGTCTGCCTTGCGGGAATATCTGGCAGACAAATTACCGGCTTATATGATTCCTGCTTATTTTATGCATCTGTCTCATTTTCCAATGACCCCGAATGATAAGGTAGATAAGAAAGCATTGCCGCCCGCAGCGATCGAAACAGACCATCAACCTGTAATAGTAGTGGGCAGCAGAGAAGAGGAGATGGCGACCATATGGTCTGAAGTATTGAAGATCGATAGGGGACAGATTAACAACACCACCAGCTTTTTTGAACTGGGGGGCGATTCGCTGAAAATGTTGCGGGTGATCAGTATGAGCCGGAATGCAGGTATGGCACTGACCCTGGATCAGTTCATGGAAACGCCGTATATCACGGTAGGCAGTAAAACTGCTGGTACAAATACAGCGGGGAAACAACGACTGGAAGATATGTTGAGGGATATATGGGCAGCAGTACTGCTACTAGATAAGAAGGAGATCAGGGCAGACAGTAACTTCTTTGAGTTGGGTGGAGACTCGCTGAAGATGCTGCGCGTAATAGCCATGTGCCGGGAAAAAGGCGTGGAGCTTACCTTGCAGCAGTTTTTGGATAAACCGTATATCACTACATCTGGAGGGGCAGCTAACAACGTAGGGATATCACCGGTAGAGCCGGAATATATAGTGGCAGATGATGTCAATGACGGGCTGAACTTTATGCTTTCACCTATTCAGCAGTGGTTCTTTGATCAGGACAATAACGGACGGAAACTGTTGGTGCATTCATCCTGGTATATAACAGCCGATTATGATATAGAGAAACTCCGTTTGTGTTTCATCAAAATACTGGAAACACATGATGCACTGCGGTTATCATTTGTCAAACATCATGGGGTCTGGTTTCAACGTTACCGGCCAGTTGTTGAGGTGGCCGCGATGCTGGTCGTCAGAGAGCTGAAAGACCAGCCGGATGTGGATTTGCAAACTTGTCGTGAAATGGCTTTGCAGGAAATCAGTACTACAGGTCAGACTACATTCTTTGCTGCCATCTACAGCGAAAATGACCGGCCGATACTCTTTATGTGTTGTCATCATCTGGTAGCAGATGCTGTTTCATGGCAAATTGTATTACAGGACCTTGAGTATTATTATTACAACATGCAATTTGCATTTGAATTGGATTCCGTGAACAGGTAA